The Pseudomonas fragi DNA window CCATCTGGAGGGCGATCACCACGGCAAACACACCGATGATTTTCTGCAAGTGGGGGCCGGCAATGGCTTCTGCGGTCAGCGCGCCGATGCCGGCGCCGATCAGGATACCCAGGGTCATCCAGAGCACCAGCGGCCAGCGCACGGCGCCTTTACGATGGTGTTCGCGGATCGAGTTGATCGAGGTAAAGATGATCGTGGCCAATGAGGTGCCGACGGCCAGATGGGTCAGCACCTCGCTGTCAAACCCCTGCAAGGTGAAGCTGAACACCAGCACCGGCACGATGATAAGCCCGCCGCCGACCCCGAACAGCCCGGCCAGCACCCCCGCAAAACCTCCCAGTACCAGATAGAGCAGAAATTCCATGACGCCCCCCCAAATTTGACCCGCATGGTAACGGAGCAAGGGCTTTGGCTCCACTGCGCTGCACGGTATGGCGCGAGCCGCCTGATCAATCTATAAGTAGTGTGGTTAAAAAAACATTAAGGACTGCCCATGTGTCTGATTGTCTTCGCCTGGCGCCCCGGCCATGCACAGCCTTTGGTCGTTGCGGCCAACCGCGATGAATTCTATGCGCGCCCTGCCAAACCGCTGGCGCAGTGGGTCAATGCGCCGCAAGTGTATGCCGGGCGCGACCTTGAAGCGGGAGGCACCTGGCTGGGTATTGGTGCCGATGGACGCTTTGCGGCCCTGACCAACATCCGCGAGCCGCACAAGCCGCCTTCACGGCGCTCACGGGGCGAGCTGGTGGCAGACTTTCTCACCGGCAACCAGTCAATTGCCGAGTATTTCACCCAGGTTGGCCGACGTTCTGTCGACTATGCCGGTTTTAATCTGCTGTTGGGCACCGCAGATCAGCTCTGGCATTTCAACTCCAGGGACCTGGCGCCGCAACCGCTGAGTGCGGGGATTTATGGTGTGTCCAACGGCGGGCTGGATACGCCCTGGCCCAAACTGCTCAAGGCCAAGGCTGCGCTGGCCGAGGTGCTGGACAACCCGCAGCCACAAGCGCTGCTGGCGTTGCTCAAGGATGCGCAGACGGCCCCGTTCAGCGAACTACCGGACACCGGCGTGGGGCTGGCCACGGAGAGTTTGCTGTCGAGCGTGTTTATCGCCAGCCCAAGTTATGGCACTCGTGCCAGTACCGCGCTTATTGTGAATGCAGACGGCTCAAGGGTGATGGTGGAGCACAGCTTCGGGCCGCATGGGGGGCGGTTGGGAGAAGTAAGGATAGAGGCATGAACACGGTGTGCCTGCCAGACCGCGTCGCCTGCATCGCAGGCAAGCTAGCTCCCACAGGTTATGCATGGCCAGCAGAATTCATGGCTTGCCAGGATCCTTTGTGGGAGCGGGCTTGCTCGCGATGGCATCGCTGGGGTGTGCCTGCCAGACCGCGTCGCCTGTATCGCAGGCAAGCCAGCTCCCACATGTGACCACTTTTCAGTAAGGCTTGATCGCCGCCGGGTTCATCATGCGGGTCAGGCCCATGTTCTTCAGCGCCAGTTGAATGGTGCTGCGAATAACCTGCGGGTTGTCGATGGTCATGACTTCGGCCAGCAGTTCCTTGGCGCGACTCAAACTTACCTGACGCAGCATCCATTTCACTTTCGGCAAGTTGGTGGCGTTCATCGACAAGCTGTCAAAGCCCATCGCCATCAACAGGATCGCCGCCGCCGGGTCACCAGCCATTTCACCGCAGATGCTCGCCGGCTTGCCTTCGGCATGGGCATCGCGCACCACCGACTGCAGGGCCTGCAGCACCGCCGGGTGCAGGTAGTCATACAAGTCCGCCACCCGCGGGTTGTTGCGGTCTACAGCCAGCAGGTACTGGGTCAGGTCGTTGGAACCCACCGACAGAAAGTCGACCTGACGCGCAAGCTCCCTGGTCTGATAAACCGCCGCCGGGATTTCGATCATCACGCCAATCGGCGGCATGGGCACGTCGGTGCCTTCGTCGCGCACTTCGCCCCAGGCACGGTGCAGCAGGTGCAGGGCTTCTTCGAGTTCGTGGGTGCCGGAGATCATCGGCAACAGGATACGCAGGTTGTTCAGGCCTTCGCTGGCCTTGAGCATGGCCCGGGCCTGCACCAGGAAGATTTCCGGGTGGTCGAGGGTGACGCGGATCCCGCGCCAGCCCAGGAACGGGTTGTCTTCCTTGATCGGGAAGTACGACAGTGACTTGTCGCCGCCAATGTCCAGGCTGCGCATGGTCACCGGTTGCGGATGGAAGGCGGACAGTTGCTCGCGATAAATCGCCAGCTGCTCCTTTTCACTCGGGAAGCGCTGGTTGATCATGAACGGCACTTCGGTGCGGTACAGGCCCACGCCTTCGGCGCCCCGCTGCTGCGCCCGCGCTACATCAGCCAGCAGGCCGGTGTTGACCCACAGCGGCATGCGATGCCCGTCCGGGGTGATGCACGGCAGCTCGCGCAGGGCATCGAGCCCTTGGGACAGCTGGCGTTCTTCTTCGACCACTTCAGCGTATTGCTTGCGCAGCACTTCGCTGGGGTTGGTATAGACCTCGCCGTGGTAGCCGTCGACGATCATCTGGATGCCGTCGACCTTGGAGTACGGCAGGTCAACCACGCCCATCACGGTCGGAATGCCCATCGCCCGCGCCAGGATCGCGACGTGGGAGTTGCCCGACCCCAGTACCGACACCAGGCCCGCCAGCTTGCCCTCAGGCACTTCGCCGAGCATGGTGGCCGTCAGCTCTTCGCTGACCAGAATGGTGTTGTCGGGGTAGACCATGGTTTGCTGGCGATCATGCTGCAAATAGGCCAGCAGGCGCCGGCCAAGGTCGCGCACATCCGACGCCCGCTCGCGCAGGTAGTCGTCGTCCATCAGTTCGAAACGGTTGACGTGATCGGTCACCACCTGGCGCAGCGCGCCCTGGGCCCACTGACCGGTCTTGATC harbors:
- a CDS encoding NRDE family protein, whose protein sequence is MCLIVFAWRPGHAQPLVVAANRDEFYARPAKPLAQWVNAPQVYAGRDLEAGGTWLGIGADGRFAALTNIREPHKPPSRRSRGELVADFLTGNQSIAEYFTQVGRRSVDYAGFNLLLGTADQLWHFNSRDLAPQPLSAGIYGVSNGGLDTPWPKLLKAKAALAEVLDNPQPQALLALLKDAQTAPFSELPDTGVGLATESLLSSVFIASPSYGTRASTALIVNADGSRVMVEHSFGPHGGRLGEVRIEA
- the ptsP gene encoding phosphoenolpyruvate--protein phosphotransferase, with amino-acid sequence MLNTLRKIVQEVNSAKDLKAALGIIVLRVKEAMSSQVCSVYLLDPETNRFVLMATEGLNKRSIGKVSMAPNEGLVGLVGTREEPLNLENAADHPRYRYFAETGEERYASFLGAPIIHHRRVVGVLVIQQKERRQFDEGEEAFLVTMSAQLAGVIAHAEATGSIRGLGRQGKGIQEAKFVGVPGSPGAAVGTAVVMLPPADLDVVPDKAITDIPAEIALFKTALEGVRNDMRAVSKKLATQLRPEEQALFDVYLMMLDDASLGSEVKNVIKTGQWAQGALRQVVTDHVNRFELMDDDYLRERASDVRDLGRRLLAYLQHDRQQTMVYPDNTILVSEELTATMLGEVPEGKLAGLVSVLGSGNSHVAILARAMGIPTVMGVVDLPYSKVDGIQMIVDGYHGEVYTNPSEVLRKQYAEVVEEERQLSQGLDALRELPCITPDGHRMPLWVNTGLLADVARAQQRGAEGVGLYRTEVPFMINQRFPSEKEQLAIYREQLSAFHPQPVTMRSLDIGGDKSLSYFPIKEDNPFLGWRGIRVTLDHPEIFLVQARAMLKASEGLNNLRILLPMISGTHELEEALHLLHRAWGEVRDEGTDVPMPPIGVMIEIPAAVYQTRELARQVDFLSVGSNDLTQYLLAVDRNNPRVADLYDYLHPAVLQALQSVVRDAHAEGKPASICGEMAGDPAAAILLMAMGFDSLSMNATNLPKVKWMLRQVSLSRAKELLAEVMTIDNPQVIRSTIQLALKNMGLTRMMNPAAIKPY